ttccacattctgaacatgaaaatgaatCATCGCCTAAGTGCGTTTTTTGGTGTTTCATGAGAACAGATTttagagtaaaacattttccacattctgaacatgaaaatggcttctctcctgtgtgagttctttgatgttcaacaagaatTGAATtcagagtaaaacattttccacattctgaacatgaaaatggcttctcttctgtgtgaCTAATTTGATGTTTCACAAGATCTGATTtcagagtaaaacattttccacatttttcacatggaaattgcttttctcctgtgtgacttttctTATGTATAACAAGCTGTGATTTATGGGTAAAACAATTTCCACATTCtgtacatgaaaatggcttctctcctgtgtgagttcttacaTGTTCAACAAGAATTGAATttagagtaaaacattttccacattctgaacataaaaatggcttctctcctgtgtgagttctttgatgtttaacaagatttgatttctgagtgaaacattttccacattccgaacatgaaaacggcttctctcctgtgtgagttatttgatgtttaAGAAGAtatgatttctcagtaaaacatctcccacattctgaacatgaaaatggcttttctcctgtgtgaattctctgatgtttaacaagatctggtttccgagtaaaacatttttcacattctgaacatgaaaatggcttctctcctgtgtgaattcttttatgtttaacaagatctgatttgtgagtaaaacatttcccacattctggacatgaaaatggcttctccttaTTTTGCTTAACAGACTGAGATGAATCTTTAGGTCGGACTTGTATAACAGGATGAGATGAGAGATCTCGGCTGTGAAGGGCAGAGGATGTAGCTgagataatggaatgttcttcatatgtatcttgtgtgatatcatctgctttataatctgaagatttaagattctcctctgatctcctggtacagtcatctgccaagaaaaaaaacagaatataTAATATTTGAGtaataactttaaccccttaacgacccaggaaatttttaatttagcattttcattttttcatgtcgGGCACATTTTTGCATTGTCCAGTGACTCAATGGGgccgtcttctctgatcggaatcgttcacttttcctttttttctttatctgACCAAGACAGCCACGAAGACTTCTCCTGGCCAAAATTTGTTTCTGCAGAATCTGCTAATCCCCATCATTTTACGAGCTCCTAGTATGTATtgccccgcacagtaatagttcCCTTTTTGACCACACATATAGTGGTTAGGCCCCCTttgtgaccccatatagtatttGGGCACCCAACACTGCCGCTATACAGAAGTAAGGCCCCAtcagtgctcccatatagtagtaaggtctTCAAACTTCCCTCATATAGTATTATTcccttatacagtatagtactgccccatatagtattaggccttaATACTGCCACATATAGATGTTAGGCCCCCTCGGTGCCCCCAAAGAGTAGTAGGCTCCCATACTGCCCAATATAGTAGCTCCAAgatagagcaccccccccccccccccccccccgtggcttTAACTTCTCTAAGCTTCCTGTCTGTACAGAGACACTGCCCACACTGGAAGTCCTGCCTGAAGTGACAGGACAGAGCCTGCTGAACGGAGAAACATACAGTAGGAAAGACCGACAGGACACAGAGCCTACAGAATTCTACACATAATTGTTGTTGCTGGTGACTGAGTAGAATCTGTAACTCTTCTCTGTATTTattggttactactcacctgggtggtTAACTGTAGGAATGTTCtccatatactgctcatcaccgctcacatctgtctcttcttcttttacTATTATGTTTAGAGCATTGATATCGATCAGATcattccctgtaggaatgtcctccatgtactgctcatcaccgctcacatctgtctcttcttcttttacaattatgtctggagcattaatatggTTTAGATCATTTCCtgcaggaatgtcctccttatactgctcatcaccgctcaaatCTGTCTCTTTTTTATCTTCCTTTGTGTCTGTAGAATTAATATAGATTGGATCTTccactgtaggaatgtcctccatatactgctcatcaccactcacatctgcctcttcttctttttcctttatgtctgtagcattaatatagatcagatctttccctgtaggaatgtcctccttatactgctcatcaccgctcacatctgtcgtTGGAGTATTAATATTGTTCATATTTTCAGCCTGGTTCAtaagctgtgaaaaaaaaatattgtagaaGTCATTAGATAGTAGGAGAAGTCATGTGGAATGTTGTATGCAAGCAGAAAAGATAATTATCATGAAGACAAACAGTGAGGAGGAGTTATCTGAGCCACATTGACTCAATGTTCCCACCATGTTTCTAAAAAGGGGAAGTTACACAAAGGTCGGTGAACCAGGCACCAACTAATCTCTCAATGTCTAAAGTGCATAGGGGGAACAACCGAATATGGCACTTTTCATGTTTGCAGGACACTAAGGTCTCAAAAGGGGGCAAAGCGATAGTAGGGGTGATCAATAAGGGAATATTGAATGTTAGGGACTTGGAGTAGGAGGCCAGAAAAGTCTGGAGAAGGACGGAGCATTTTTttgtaggggggggggaaggaacttAGGGATCTTgaggatgaggatacagatggtctggaggaggaggagaacagtgggGACTTGGGGGAGGTTTAGTGGTTAGAAGGAGAACTTATgggtctggggaggacagaggagtctgaaggtaGAAGGAAAATATGGGTCTGGAAGATGACTAAGGGGTCTGGGTAGGACAGAGGAGTCTCAAGGTAGAAGGAAAATATGGGTCTTGAAGAGGactaaggggtctggggggagaCAAAGGAGTCTAAAGGTAGAAGGGAAATATGGGTCTGGAAGAGGACTAAGGGGTCTGGAGGGACAGAGGAGTATGAaggaggacaatacagagatgcagccaaactgagaagaaacagtgtatGGTATCATTATTTTCAGGTGTCTggtagggttataatgattattgtcttcatatagagAATGtgaatctgctgacaaagtgaggaaccaagcAGGAAACTCTGCAGAGGGAAGGTGTAGCTAGAAGAAGTCCTAGTGTCTGCacgagatgaagaagaagaaaaaaaaaagaaaagaccaaagagaaaacgtcacctgtgagtcactgataCCATAGTCTGTTCTATCTGACTGTGCCCTATCAGCGATGTAGTCGCTTGTTAGTTCCGCAGTCATGAATAGTGAAACCACAGCTTTACCCAGCATTATCTTACCACAGCCATGAtcctactgggagctgtagttttacatggGAGCTTCTTTGGTGCTTTCCCCTTACTTGGAAATtggtatatgtcacgatgccggctggcaggtagtggatcctctgtgccagagagggattggcgtggaccgtgctagtggatcggttctaagtcactactggttttcaccagagcccgccgcaaagcgggatggtcttgctgcggcggtagtgaccaggtcgtatccactagcaacggctcaacctctctgactgctgaagataggcgcggtacaagggagtagacagaagcaaggtcggacgtagcagaaggtcggggcaggcagcaaggatcgtagtcaggggcaacggcaggaggtctggaacacaggctaggaactaacaaggaaacgctttcactggcacaatggcaacaagatccggcaaggaagtgcaggggaagtgaggtattaatagggaagtgcacaggtgaagatactgattggaaccactgcgccaatcagcggcgcagtggccctttaaatcgcaaagacccggcgcgcgcgcgccctagggagcggggccgcgcgcgccgggacaggaccgacggagagcgagtcaggtacgggagccggggtgcgcatcgcgagcgggcgccacccgcatcgcgaatcgcattccggctggatgcggtatcgcagcgccccgggtcagtggatctgaccggagcgctgcagtgaagagagtgtagcgagcgctccggggaggagcggggacccggagcgctcggcgtaacagtatatttAATTGTTTTATAGTTAAAATAATTTCCCACGATGTGCTACACTGCAGGCGTCCATCACACCAAATAGGGGACCTGTTATAAATTTAAATCCCAACCCTGGGAACACCTATTAGTAAAAGGTCAATAGTAAGAAAGTAGAAAGTAGCTTTTATACAGGAAACTCACCATTGTGATCCAAACTCCTTCAATTTTGCATTGAAACAGTACCCAAAGATATATGCAGCTAATCAAGACAGGAAAAGGGGGGGTGTTGCCATACTGATTTCCTCTAAATGTCCCTTTCAGGTTGACACTACCTATCTAGATCCACATGGTAGATATATCATTCTTACCGGCCGTTTGTCTTCCTCACCTATGACACTTTGCAATCTATATGCACCCAACCATAGCCAAATTCCATTTTTAAGTAGAGTACTTAACAAGTTGTCCAGGTTGCCTCCAACAACATTTTTGATAGGAGGTGATTTTAACCTTCCCTTTTCCGCAAAATTAGACAGGACGTCGGTCAATCACCCAATACCCCCACAAAATACAATTCGCTTATCTCAATTATTTCGTAGGATTATAAGGAAACACCATATATATGACCTATGGCGTTCCCTTCAACCTAATGTTAAGGAATATACATTTTACTCCCATCCACATACAACACACTCGAGAATCGACATGTTCTTTGGGAATATCCTGGCCTATAGGTTAACCAAAACCTCAACAATACTCCCGATTACGTGGTCGGATCATGCACCGATCATGTTGGAATTAGCCGACCCTTCCATCCCAAGAAGAATTTGTCACTGGAGATTAAATGAATCTCTTCTGAAGAAAGCGGACAATAGGGATAGATTGGGGGCGTGCATTAAGGAATACTTTGAACAAAATATAGGGACGGTCTCATCTTGTTCGGTCTTATGGGAGGCCCATAAGACAGTAATAAGAGGTCAATGTATATCGTTGGCTTCCCAGCTCAAAAAAGACCTACTAAAGAATACAGTGGAACTAGAAAACAAATTAAAAGCTCTGGAGATTAGGTTACAGACATACCCCACAATCTCACTACTGCGTAAAATAACTAAGATACGTAATGAATTGAAGGATTTGGAGATGAATGTGGCGGAAAAACTGGTCTCCTACTCCAGGCACAAATATTATGCTAGGGCCAATAAACCACACACCCTGCTTGCCTCTCAACTGAATTCTCAGCCCTCACAATCTAGTCCCTTTGCAGTAAAAAATAATAGTGGTCACTTAGTCTATAGCCCTAGTTTTACGCTAAACTTTATAATTTACCTTCCTCCCTACCTCCCACAGCCGAGGAAAGAGATTCTCTTCTTCAAAATTATTTGGATAATTGTGGCTTACCGAGGATTAAGGAGTCTGACTTACAAATTTTAAATTCCCCGATCACCTTGGATGAAATCCATGATACAATTAAGCAGCTACCCAATGGTAAATCTCCTGGACCGGACGGCCTACCTTACTCTTATTACAAAACTTTTATCGAAGTTTTATCTCCacacatgcaaattttatttaattcattTATGCTGAATGCAATTGTACCTTCCTCCATGCTAGGCTCATATATTACCGTACTGCCTAAATCAGATAAAGATCCAACAGACTGTGCAAATTACAGACCAATATCCCTGCTTAATTCGGATCTAAAGGTATTTACTAAACTATTGGCGAATCGTCTGAGGGTGGTTCTCCCTTCTTTAATCAACAGGGACCAGGTGGGTTTTAGGCAGGTGGGAGACAGTACGAGAAGGAATATGGATATAATAGATATGTTGAACAAGACCAACATGCCCGGGGTAATTATCAGCCTTGATGCTGAGAAAGCCTTTGACAGGCTAAGTTGGCCATTTTTAATGAATACTCTCCGCACATTTGGAATAAATGGTCCGTTCTTCTCGGCTGTCTCCAACCTATACACAACACCATCCGCCCAAGTAAGACTTAAACATGCAACATCAAAATACCTACCAATTTACAATGGGACGcgacagggatgccccctctcccCTTTACTTTTTGTACTCAGCATTGAGCCCCTAGCAGCATATGTCCGTAGAAATGCTGATATTACAGGGGTTAAGTTGGGTTCCAAAGAATTTAAGATATCGTTGTATGCGGACGATGTTCTTCTAACATTGACCAAACCCCATACGTCGCTACCCAACCTTCTTAGGGTCATTGAAAAATATTCTAAAATGTCTGGTTATAAAATCAACTCAGATAAAACTGAAATACTGCCAATCAATATCTCACCTGGAGACTTGGAAATTTTTAAATCTAATTTTAATTATAGATGGCAAGAGAATACCTTGAAGTATCTCGGCATTAAACTCACACCGAACACTTCTCTTCTCTTTAAACATAATTTTCCTCCTTTGGTCCAGGAGATTAACACCTTATTGATCAAATGGAAGTCACTTCCTCTATCCCTCCTTGGAAGGGTTGCAGCAGTCAAGATGACAGTACTTCCCAAATTATTGTACATCATGGAAACTCTTCCAATTTTTATCTCTAAGGGGGCCCTAATGAAGTTTCAATCGATGTTACTTAAGTTCATTTGGAAGGGTGGGCGTCACAGGATCCCTATAGCAGTTTTAACTATGCCTAAAACATATGGAGGTCTGGCGTTTCCAGATGTATATAAATATTACTTAGCAGTACACTTAAGAAGGATTCCTTCTCTGACTGCAGTTAAACCGACCCATAAATGGTTGGAAATTGAAACGGAATGGATATCACCAGTCCATCCTAGCTCCTTAATCTGGACATGGCAGACACCCAAAATTCCTAAGAAAATACTCAAGTCTACTGCATTAACACTTAAGGTGTGGGAGGCAACCTGGTCAACATATGGACTTAAATCACCAAAGTCTCTATTTACCCCACTGATATCTAATCCCTCCTTCCCATCTAGTTACAGGAGTGATGTGGTCACACACTGGTTGTCAGCTAAACTCTTGTATTTGACGGATCTGATAGACCCGTTGAGACGTACATTAATCCCCTTCTCAGACTTGCAGTCCAAATATAATCTCCCAGATTCATCATACTCACTATATCAAGATGTGTGCACCCAACCGAACTCCCTTACTTCAGCTGCGACCCTTCCTCCTATGACACCCTTTGAGTCTTTATGTAAAAATTCCACATCGACTCGAGGGCTTATATCAGGCATTTACTCTCTGTTACTAATACCACAGGATATCGCTAAAATACGACACTCTTATATGGACAAGTGGGAGGCGTACCTGGGTAAGACTCTAACTATTGGACAATGGCAGACAATTTGGTCAAATGCAGCTAAATCTTCTTCTTGTATAAATTATAGGGAAAATCAATATAAAGTACTCACCTTTTGGTACCATACACCCGATCTATTGAATCACATTTTTCCCCAGGTTCCACCCTTATGCTGGAGGTGCCAACAAGCCAGGGGTACGCTTCCACATATTTTTTGGGATTGCCCTGCCCTGGCTGATTATTGGAATTTCATTGGAATCCTAGTGAGGCGTCTTTTGGGGATACATTTACCTTTAGATCCATCTATATTCCTTTTGAATATGTTCCCTAGAAACCTTAATAAAACACAGACTAGACTTTTATTACATATCCTGACTGCAGCCAAGTGTGTAATAGCTAGTTGGTGGAATGAGAGTACACCTCCACCTATAAATGTATTACTAGATAGGATTAGAGAAATGAAAAGAATGGAATATTTTTCAGCGTCATTAGAAGACTCATTGCCGAAATTTTATGAAATTTGGCGGCTGTGGGATGAATACGACACATAGCAAGAACACCatagacaaaataaaaagtaattaaaaaaataaataaaataaaaaactaccaAAAGGTTGAAGGGGATCATGCAGCTTGTCTTTTTAgtttgtgttttttaattttatctaTAACTACTTTTATTTCCTTTcgatttaccctttttttttcttgattatttttttttatttttattttatttttcattttcttcttttctatttttatttttcttctctctTTACTTAAAATGGAATATGTTCAGCAAGGCGGTTATACTGGTCATGTAGTTAAGCTAACTTGCCATGTGTAGAATGGTAAGCTTAATCTATTTTCTATCGACTTACTTaattaggtataaaaaaaaaaaattaattagaaTTAAATAGCATGTATTGTATATTGAAGCATTGTGATAATGCTACTCATTgttattgtgatgtcataactttgctatatatatacatgacactGATATGTTTTAATTTCAATTTTTGTCTTTATACCTTAGCTCTATTTTCCTTTGTTACcattttgtaaaattgtaaaaactacaaataaacagttttataaaaaaaaaaaagaaagtagaaAGTAACCCGCATTGAAAGGGGccattatcttaaaggggtactccggtgctttgacatcttatcccctatccaaaggataggggataagatgcctgatcacgggagtcccgctgctggggacccccgtgatcttgcacgcggcaccccgtttgtaatcactcCCGAagcgtgttcgttccgggtctgattaccggcgacacaGGGccgacggggtgtgacgtcacgcctccgcccccgtgtgacatcacgctctgcccctcaatgcaagtctatgggagggggcgtcatagctatcacgctccctcctatagacttgcattgaggggcagagcgttacgtcacacggggacggaggcgtgacatcacacgtcgCCGGCCCTGTGaccaacagtaatcagacccggagcgaacacgctccggggactgattacaaacggggtgccgcgtgcaagatcacgggggtccccagcggcgggactcccgcgatcaggcatcttatcccctattctttggataggggataagatgtctaagcaccggagtaccccctttaactatAATATAATTTCACTGCAATCAGACCACAATCTATATATACTTTTACTCGTTCACATATACCATGCATACATCACCAATTttatatataccatgtatatgTCACCAGTGGGCATTTAATACCATCCATTTCAGGTATGTTCCATGTATGTCACATATGTATACTATGCATAAATCACTGTACCATATCTTCTTGGTATGCAAACACACATACCAAGTAGACCGATATGTCACATACATAACATTCATACTGTAATGCTACACAGGTGTGGACCCACTCTGCCGCAAATGACAACTGGTTAGGCAGGCAAACTGGGCAAACTGAAACTAAATATAGCATCAGACGCAGCAGAGAAGATTAGGTGTTTATTAGCAGATGCTGTGAGAACAAGCTAGCCAAGATGGCTACAGGTGCAGACTGGCTGGAACAAGCTGCTTGGTGACAGGAACACAGTTGACAGTCCAAGTTCATACAAAGGAGAGACAAGTCAGGTTCCAAGGGATGAGACAAAGGCAAGGTACAGAAAACAGgtgaaggtcaggaacacagaatCAGCAGACAGACAGGCTTCAGAGACCTAGCAATGCAGAAAACAGAAACTTGCTGAGGCATCAGATGGAGCAGGTTTATACAGGGAgtgcctggcagggattggagggggaTAGATTTGTGATTACACTCTGTTTCTCTATAAGATTCAGGCAAAGCTCACGCACGGACCCTAGAGGACAGAGCAGGAACTGCAGTAGGAGACACTCCAGAGCAGGAAGACCAGTAGGCACAGCAGACACATGGCAAGGAAGATGTCACCTGACGCTggtaagaaccaggacacatggTACGTTGGTGATTAACAACCAGCAGCGTTACACAAACCATACATACTTTTATAATATATACCATGAACATGTCACCAACACCGAAACTGTGTACACGTTATCAACACATATACCAAGTAGAGGTCGCTAATACATACTTATTCTGTGTATACAGCACCAACACGTGTACGGGCATCACATGGGTCAGGGCACTCCTAACTTGTTGTAGATGTCTTGTGTGGTAACGCTGGGGAGTTGGTCACTGTTTCGGCTTATAGGGTCAGTCATGTGTTTCTGGCTTCAGGTTGTCAGGAATGTAATTTACTTTTAAAGTTTCTCATGTGCTTAGGTATGTCATGGTCTTCAGGCTAACCTGATATTCGGTAGGGCCACATAGCTCATTGTTCAGGTATCTCACGTCATTAGACagtcacaatatttttagttaccTTTCAGCCAGGAATATCATGTTCTTAGGTATGTTACGCTAGTTAGGCTGCTAAGTTAGTATTATCATTTGTCATGTGCTACCTCTTTGCTTATATTTAGACTGTCACAATAGTTGCTATCATGAAACCAATGTACTTTGATTTTTCAGTCATGAAAGCACTGTTATAATTCTGATATATTCAGGTTTCTTACAGTTAGGCTGCCATGATGACACGTTTCATGCGTACAGGACTGTTTTGTCACTACATAACCAATACATACATTTACTGTGCTTACGCCACATAATTACTGATCGTGTCATGTATAAGTCACctttacatacatatatttatatactgtgtAAACATTACAAGGAAAATAAAAGTTCTGTCTTTCATCACAGCATTGATAATATATTTCTCTTGTACTCAGATCTGTTAGCTTTAGCCTGCCGTCATAGCGTTAGCATAATTTTTTATGCACTTTGGTTTATTATGCTTCTAGCGGTCACGGTAATGTTACATTTTCATCATCTATCCATTTAGGTCTGTGCATTATGCGGTCACATACCATTACTGGAGGTGTTTAGTGCTTGTTATTATTTTAGGCTGGAACATTACTTTAGGCTGGCGCTTCTTAGGTCTATCTTGTTAGGCTGTCACTTAGGTTTTTTATGTTGCTCGTCCGTTACGTTTCAGTTTGTCAGTAGCCGTACTGATAAGGTTCTCTAGCAGGTGGGTCACGTTTTAAGCATCTTATGACATTGTTTGTTGTCACATTTCTCAAGTTTTCAGGTCTATCATGTTGCAGGTGGTCTTGATAGGCTTAGTTACCTCATATATCAGGTCTGTCATAATTTCAGTCGATAAGGTTGGTCATGTCTGCAGGCAGTCACAGTTTTACTGTTGTGTTTCACGTGATCAGAACTGTCTTGTTCAGGTAGGTCCATTATCACTACTGTTACATTGCCTCAGCAATTCAGGCTGTTGCGGTTCACGCAGTCACATTAGTACGTCACTTTTAATTGTCACATGTGTCAGGCCGATCATACTTGTAGACAGTCAAATCTTGCTGTCTTTTCAGGTATTAAAGCTGGCCACATTCTCAGCTTCTTTCACGCATCATGTTCTATTAGGTTGCAGGTAAATGAAGCTGGTTACAGTTCAGGGAATTACAATGTCATACGATTAATGTTCACGTTGCCTTGCTGATGTGCTCAGACTGATATGTTAGCATCACTAATATGTTAGGGTAAATTACAACTATCCCACAGTCACACGATAAGATTGTTGATCAGTCACAGCTCAACCTCTTGGAGATCTACAGAGTCACATGTCCAAGCTTAGCTGTGTTAAGCTAGCTGCATTCGAGTTCTGACTTATTTCCTGAATACTGGCAGTCAGGATGGTCAAATTTTAAGTTTTGTACACAGTTTTCTATTACAATTTATCTAAAATATCAGTTTGGTTAAATTCAAAGTTGTCACTGCAGTCCCACAGCTTGATGAAAACAATGTCACGAACTGGGCTCGCGACAGACAGTAGTATTGATAGTATCATCTGTAGGTGTTTGTCATGATATTGTGTTCTGGGGGATTACAAAGACCTGTTAAGTCAACAGACAAGTTGGTAACGCATAGATCTTCCATGTCTACATGCAAACAGGTTGCACAAAAATCTGCCATAgtttcagaaaaaaaacattacgCAAAGAACTGTTACATTTATTGGCAAATTGGCTGCACAAAGTCTTGTTACGTCTACAAGCATCCTTGgttacagaaaaaaaactgttacaTCTATAAGTACTCTGGTtgcacaaagacctgtcacatatACAGGCAACGTTAGGTACTGAaaaacctgtcatgtctacaggcactgAAGCTACAAAAAGAACTGTCATGTTTACAGGCAATGTTGGTTACTGAAAAGACCTATCATGTCTGCAGACACTTTGGCTGTGAAAAAAACTGTCACAGGCAACATTGGTTTCAATAAGACTGGTGACTTCTACAGGCAATTGGCtgtgcaaagacctgtcacagcTACAGGCAATGTGGTTTTGGATCGTTTTGTCACATCTACAAGCAAGGTGGCTATGCAAAAACCTGTCACGTCTCCGAACAAGCCGCTTATGCGAAGTCCTGTTACATCTACAGGCAGACTGGTTATATATAGTCCTGTCAAGTCTACAGGTAAGGTAGTCACTGGAGTCTTGTCAAGTTTACAGGCATATGGGCTGTCCAAGAGATCGTCATCACTGCAGGTAAGATGAAGAAATACATCTACATACTGAGAAAGTGGCAAGCAGTGTTTTAGTGGGCCCTCAATTATAGAATGTAATCAATGTCAGTAATTTGTATTATTTATGTTGTCGTTATTCATCTTTCAACCTAGTTTCAGGGTCATGTGTACAGAAGACCCCAGCCATCGGTGTCTGCTTGCATCGGCTGGTCAGAAGCAGCAAGCTGAATTCGAAGAACTGTTTCTAGATTATGGTATACTTGTTATCCCTGTCACATCTGTGGAGCAGTTGTTGTTATTGAACTCTTCACACCTGTCAAGTCTTTAGGTTGATAACAACACTATTATTCTCAGTAATACTTTTGAATTAGATGGTAATGGGCTTGATACTTGTTTTTTCTGTTTAAGTCCTGTTACAGCCGCAGGCTCATTTACAGTACAAATATATTATGGTGTTAGGCTGATGTCCCCAAGTCCTGTCACATCTGCAGGTTACAGATTTGGTCACAGCCCCTATTTGTCAGGTTCTGGCTCATATTGCTATGAGTTTTATTTGGTCTATATTGGTACAGTTTCTTTCCTCAGCTCATCACGTATTCAGGTTTAGTCATATAACTAACCTTGTTTTCGGTTTCGTCACCTGAAGAAAGGGCTGACCcagcccagaaacgcgttgcatgtaatAAAAGATTTTCTACCTCCTACCTGTGGCATCCATGGTTTGATCTGCAATACAGGCAAGTGCGGGGAGACCTTCCAATTACTCTGTGAAATCCTTCCGTATCGTTGTTACACGCCATCCGGCGTGGGAAGCCTGCTGCAGCCGGAGTCTTTATATACACCTACATA
Above is a genomic segment from Hyla sarda isolate aHylSar1 chromosome 1, aHylSar1.hap1, whole genome shotgun sequence containing:
- the LOC130297722 gene encoding gastrula zinc finger protein XlCGF26.1-like isoform X1 is translated as MKLMNQAENMNNINTPTTDVSGDEQYKEDIPTGKDLIYINATDIKEKEEEADVSGDEQYMEDIPTVEDPIYINSTDTKEDKKETDLSGDEQYKEDIPAGNDLNHINAPDIIVKEEETDVSGDEQYMEDIPTGNDLIDINALNIIVKEEETDVSGDEQYMENIPTVNHPDDCTRRSEENLKSSDYKADDITQDTYEEHSIISATSSALHSRDLSSHPVIQVRPKDSSQSVKQNKEKPFSCPECGKCFTHKSDLVKHKRIHTGEKPFSCSECEKCFTRKPDLVKHQRIHTGEKPFSCSECGRCFTEKSYLLKHQITHTGEKPFSCSECGKCFTQKSNLVKHQRTHTGEKPFLCSECGKCFTLNSILVEHVRTHTGEKPFSCTECGNCFTHKSQLVIHKKSHTGEKQFPCEKCGKCFTLKSDLVKHQISHTEEKPFSCSECGKCFTLNSILVEHQRTHTGEKPFSCSECGKCFTLKSVLMKHQKTHLGDDSFSCSECGKCFTQKSNLVKHQITHTGEKPFSCSECGKLFTQKSILIRHQRVHTGDKPFLCPECGKYFTQKSVLIRHLRIHTGVKPFSCSECGKYFTQKSHLVKHQKAHTGEKPFSCSECEKCFTEKSHLIRHTRIHTGEKPIESNK
- the LOC130297722 gene encoding gastrula zinc finger protein XlCGF26.1-like isoform X2; this encodes MNQAENMNNINTPTTDVSGDEQYKEDIPTGKDLIYINATDIKEKEEEADVSGDEQYMEDIPTVEDPIYINSTDTKEDKKETDLSGDEQYKEDIPAGNDLNHINAPDIIVKEEETDVSGDEQYMEDIPTGNDLIDINALNIIVKEEETDVSGDEQYMENIPTVNHPDDCTRRSEENLKSSDYKADDITQDTYEEHSIISATSSALHSRDLSSHPVIQVRPKDSSQSVKQNKEKPFSCPECGKCFTHKSDLVKHKRIHTGEKPFSCSECEKCFTRKPDLVKHQRIHTGEKPFSCSECGRCFTEKSYLLKHQITHTGEKPFSCSECGKCFTQKSNLVKHQRTHTGEKPFLCSECGKCFTLNSILVEHVRTHTGEKPFSCTECGNCFTHKSQLVIHKKSHTGEKQFPCEKCGKCFTLKSDLVKHQISHTEEKPFSCSECGKCFTLNSILVEHQRTHTGEKPFSCSECGKCFTLKSVLMKHQKTHLGDDSFSCSECGKCFTQKSNLVKHQITHTGEKPFSCSECGKLFTQKSILIRHQRVHTGDKPFLCPECGKYFTQKSVLIRHLRIHTGVKPFSCSECGKYFTQKSHLVKHQKAHTGEKPFSCSECEKCFTEKSHLIRHTRIHTGEKPIESNK
- the LOC130297722 gene encoding oocyte zinc finger protein XlCOF6-like isoform X3, translated to MKLMNQAENMNNINTPTTDVSGDEQYKEDIPTGKDLIYINATDIKEKEEEADVSGDEQYMEDIPTVEDPIYINSTDTKEDKKETDLSGDEQYKEDIPAGNDLNHINAPDIIVKEEETDVSGDEQYMEDIPTGNDLIDINALNIIVKEEETDVSGDEQYMENIPTVNHPDDCTRRSEENLKSSDYKADDITQDTYEEHSIISATSSALHSRDLSSHPVIQVRPKDSSQSVKQNKEKPFSCPECGKCFTHKSDLVKHKRIHTGEKPFSCSECEKCFTRKPDLVKHQRIHTGEKPFSCSECGRCFTEKSYLLKHQITHTGEKPFSCSECGKCFTQKSNLVKHQRTHTGEKPFLCSECGKCFTLNSILVEHVRTHTGEKPFSCTECGNCFTHKSQLVIHKKSHTGEKQFPCEKCGKCFTLKSDLVKHQISHTEEKPFSCSECGKCFTLNSILVEHQRTHTGEKPFSCSECGKCFTLKSVLMKHQKTHLGDDSFSCSECGKCFTQKSNLVKHQITHTGEKPFSCSECGKLFTQKSILIRHQRVHTGDKPFLCPECGKYFTQKSVLIRHLRIHTGEKQFSCPECGKCFTRKSHLVKHLRTHTGEKPFSCSECGKCFSQNSNLVDHKRIHIGEKPFSCPECGKCFTHKSGFVNHQRIHTGEKPFSCSECGKCFTQKTDLVKHQRIHTGEKPFSCSECGKFFTEKSDLVKHQRIHTGEKPFSCSECGKCFTQKPDLVKHQRIHTGEKPFSCSECGKCFTQKSNLVKHQRNHTGENPF